The nucleotide sequence CGCGTTGACAAACGCCGGCGACCTGCGCCGAGCGCTCGACGATCTGGTTGCCCTGGCGGGCCGGCCGTTACGGGACGGGTCGGTGCCGGCGCAGGACCCGGTGTTGCGCCGCCGCCTCGCGCAAGCCGAGGCCGACGTCGAAGTCGCGCGGCTGATGGGCTACGAAGCCGCGTCGATGCTCGATAGCGGGCGCATCCCGACCGTCGAGGTCAGCGTCGAGAAGATCTTCACCAGCGAATTGCGCCAGCGCATCGCCGATTTGGCCATCGACCTCCTGGGGCCCGACGGGCTGATCGCGCACCGCAGCCCGGATGCGCCGCTGGACGGCTTCTTCGAGCGTCTCTACCGGGTGTCGCCGTTGATGCGCTTCGGGGGTGGGACCAACGAGGTACTCCGCGATGTGATCGCCCAGCGCGGTCACGGAATGCCTTCCTACGGGCGGTGACCGGCGTGCGATTGATACCCGATCAGGACCGGCGCGATCTGGCCGCCATGTGTCGCGACCTGTTGACCGCCGAATGCCCGACCACGCTAGCGCGCGCCCTGCACAGCCCCGACGGCGTACGCATCACACCGGGGTTGTGGAAGGCGCTCGCCGAGGCCGGCGTGTTGGGCCTGGGCATCGAGGAAGGGTTGGGCGGCTCCGGCGGCGGGCTTGCCGATCTCGGCGTGTTCTGCATCGAGGCCGGACGGGCGTTGTGCCCCATGGTCGTTCACAGCACGCTGCACGCGGCGCTCGCCGTCGACTGGCTTGGCACCGGTGCGGCGCGCGAGACCTGGCTGCCCCTGCTGGCGGCGGGGAGCACGCGGGGCACCACCGCGTTGTGGAGCCCGCGCGACGCTTCGGCGGTTACTCCAACGCTGCGCGCCCGGCGAGACGGCGACGGATGGCGGCTGGACGGCGTGGCCGACTTCGTCGCCGACGCCGACATCGCGGACCTGATCGTCGTGGCCGCCGAAGCGGACTCTGGCGCTTTGGGTTTCGTCATCGACTCCGGTTCATCCGGGGTGTCGGCGCGGCCGCTGGCCATGATGGGCGGCCACCGCGCGTTCACCGTCGGATTCGACGGCGTGTTGGTTGACGATCAGCGCCGAGTCCTGGGCGGCCTCGCCGAGCAGGACCTGCGACGGGTGAGCAATGCCGCCGCGGCGTTGCTGTGCCTGGATCTGATGGGGGTGGCCGAGGCCGTGCTGCAGCGCACCGTGGACTACATCAAAATGCGCGAGCAGTTCGGCCGCCCCATCGCGTCCTTCCAGGCCGCCCAGCATCTGGTGGCCGACATGCACATCGCGCTCGCCGCGGCCCGGCTGGCCGCTCAATCGGCGGTCTTCTGGATCGGGCGCGGCCGGATCGGCACCCGGGAAACCGCCATCGCCAAGATGCGGGCGGACGCCGTCAAGAAGATCACCCTCGACGCCCACCAGCTGCACGGCGGGATGGGCTACGTCCTTGACACCGATTTGCACCTGTTCTCCGAGCGCGCCCGCGTCCTGGCGACGATGGGCGGCGGCGCCGACACCGCAGCGAAATGGCTTGCCGACGAGATGGATTGGGAGGTTTCACATTGACCGACAGCCTCATCGATGCCGAATCCGCCGCGCGGGTCGGCACCGTCGTGGCGACCGCCAGCGGCGAGGTGAACAGCCGCGACTGGCAGCGATGGGCCGCGGCCGTCGGCGACCACAACCCGCTGTGGTTCGACGGCGAATACGCGCGGGCGCACGGCTACCGCGACATCATCTGTCCGCCGCTGTTTTTGCAATACGCCGTCCTCGGCGTGAGCGCACTGGGTGACCTGCGGCCCGACGGATCGTCCGGCGCGGTCACCGGCAGCCTGGCGTTTCCGCGCGCACCGCGCCGGATGGCCGGCGGGGAGAGCACCACCTTTCACTTGCCCGCCTATCACCGCGACCAGATCGAAATGGTGCGCACCGTCGAGTCGATCGTGGAAAAGGAAGGCAGGTCGGGCAGATTCGTGTTGGTGACCTGGCGCGGCGAATACCGCAATCAGCACGCCGAGTTGGTCGCCGAGGCCAGCATGTCGATGATCGCGCGGCCCGCATGACCGAACAGCTGTATTACCAGGACGTCGAAACCGGCGCCGCGATAACGCCTTTGAAGGTGACCGTCACCGAGACGCAGATGTTCTTCTTCAGCGCCGCGACCTACAACGGCCATCGCATCCACTACGACAAGGACTTCGCGCGCGACGTCGAAGGCTACGAGAACGTCCTCGTCCAGGGGCCGTTGCAGGCGGCGCTGCTGTCACGGGCGCTCACCGACTGGATCGGCGGCGGCGGCCGGCTGGTGGCGTTCTCGGTGCAGAACCGCGCGATCGCCCACCCGGGGCAGGAACTGACGTTCGGGGGCGTGGTCACCGGCAAGCGGGAGACGGACGGGCAGGCCCTGGTGGATCTGGACATCTTCTGCCGGCGCGGTGAGGACCTGTTGATGCCCGGCACCGCGACCGTCGCGCTGCCGTTACGAGGCGCGCGATGACCGGCCTGCGCGGGGAAGCGGCCATCATCGGCATCGCGGAGTTGCCGGCCGAACGCCGTCAGAGCCGCCCGCCGTCGTTCACGCTGGACCAGTACGCCTTGCTGGCGAAGCTGGTGATCGAGGACGCGGGCGTGGAACCCACCGTGGTGAACGGCTTGTCGTGCCACGGGATCGCGGAGTCGGACATGTTCGCGCCCGCGACGCTCTCGGAGTATCTGGGCCTGCCGCTGGACTTCGGCGACCGCGTCGACCTGGGCGGAGCGACCGCGGCAGGCATGGTGTGGCGGGCGGCCGCGGCGGTCGAATTGGGCGTGTGCGACGCGGTGCTGGCGGTGGTGCCGGGCTCGTTGGAGATTCCGCGTTCGGATTCGCGTCCCGAGCGAACCCTCGGCTGGTACGGCGCGTCGAGCAACAACTACGGCTCCCCGCAGGCCGAGTTCGAGATCCCCTACGGCAATGTCGGCCAGAACGCCCCGTACGCGCAGATCGCCCAGCGGTATGCCGCCGAATTCGGTTACGACGCCAGGGCTTTGGCGACGATCGCGGTGCACCAGCGGACCAACGCGTGCGCGCACCCCGACGCGGTGTTCCACGGCAAGCCGATCACCGTCGACGACGTGCTGAACAGTCCCGTCATCGCCGACCCGATCCACATGCTGGAAACCGTGATGCGGGTCCAAGGAGGCGCCGCCGTGCTCGTCGCCAACGCCGACGTGGCGCGCCGGACCCGCCACCGACCGGTGTGGGTGAAGGGGTTCGGCGAGCACATCCGGTTCAAAACCCCCACGTACGCCGACGATCTCATCCGCACGCCGATCGCCCGGGCCGCCGACAAGGCATTTACCATGGCGGGCCTGCAGCGCGCCGACGTCGACGTCGCATCGATCTATGACTGCTACACGATCACCGTGCTGATGACGCTCGAGGACGCCGGATTCTGCGGCAAGGGGGAGGGCATGCGGTGGCTGACCGAGCACGACCTGACCTTTCGCGGCGACTTCCCGCTGAACACCGCCGGCGGCCAGCTGTCGTTCGGCCAGGCCGGCATGGCCGGCGGCATGCACCACGTCGTCGACGGCGCGCGGCAAATCATGGGCCGCTCCGGACGGGCGCAGGTGCGCGAGTGCAACACGGCGTTCGTGACGGGCAACGGCGGCATCATGAGCGAGCAGGTGGCCCTTTTGTTGGGCGGCGACTGAGATGACCGAAGCCTTCCCCCTTCCCGAGCCGACACCCGTGTCGCGGCCGTTCTGGGATGCGTTGCGCGAGCACCGGATTCTGATCCAGTATTCGCCGTCGGCGGGCAAGTACGTCTTCTATCCGCGCACGCTTGCTCCCGGCACCCTGGCCGACGACCTGGAGTGGCGCGAAATCGACGGCGCGGGAACCCTGTACACCTTCACCGTCGCGCGGCGCCCGACCGGCCCACCGTGGGCCGACCGGCTGCCGCAGCTGCTGGCGGTGGTCGAGTGGGATGTGGGCCCGCGGGTCAGCACCGAACTGATCGGCGTCGAACCCGACGACATCCGGATCGGCATGCGGGTGTCGCCGGTGTTCTGCGCCACCGGAGACGTCACCCTGCTGCGGTATAGGCCCGCCGATGTTTGAGACGGTGCAGCAGCTGCTGCGCTCCCGCATGGCCGACGACTCGGTCGCGGTGATGCACGGCGAGAAGACCTGGACCTGGCGCGAGCACCTGAGTGAGGCATCGGCGGAAGCATCGGCGGTGCTGTCCCTGCTCGATGAGTCGGGGCCGCCGCATGTGGCGGCGCTGCTGGGCAATTCACCGGCGATGCTGCGGGCAATGGCAGCCGCGGCGCTCGGCGGCTACGTGCTGTGCGGGATCAACACCACCCGCCGCGGTGGAGGCCTGGCCGGCGACATCCGCCGATCGGACAGCCAGCTCGTGCTCGTCGACAGCGAACACCGTGCGCTGATCGACGGGCTCGACCTAGGCGGTGCAACGGTTTTGGACGTCGACACCGCCGGCTACCGGGACGCGGTCGCGACCGCGGGGCCGCTGGTGCCCCACGAGGTCAGCGGCGTCGATCCCGTGACGATGATCTTCACCTCGGGCACCAGCGGTGACCCGAAGGCGGTGCGCTTCGCGCACGCGATGGCGGTCATGTGTGGCGCGAGCCTGGTCGACCGGTTCGAAATCACGCCCGCCGACGTGTGCTACCTGGCGATGCCGCTGTTTCACTCCAACGGTGTCGCGGCGGGGTGGGCGGTGGCGATCAATGGCGGTGCTGCGATGGTCCCGGTTAAGTTCTCGCCGTCGCGTTTTCTTGCCGACGTGCGCAAGTATGGCGTGACCTACATGAACTACGTCGGCAAGCCACTGGCGCTGCTGCTGGGCACCCCGGAACGGCCCGACGATGCCGACAACACGCTGCGCGCCGCGTTCGGCAACGAGGCCACCGAGCGTGATATCGAGCAATTCGCAACGCGTTTCGGCTGCCGGGTGGTGGACAGCTTCGGATCCAGCGAGTTCGCCGTGGTCGTGATGCGGGAGGACGGAACGCCGCCGGGTTCGATCGGCAAGGGCTATCCCGGTGTCAGCGTCTATCACCCGGAAACCGTCACCGAATGTGCCCCGGCGATTTTCGACGAGCATGGTGCGCTCGCCAATTTCGACGAGGCCGTCGGCGAATTGGTCAACACCTACGGCGTGGGCGGATTCACGGGTTACTACAACGATCCCGACGCCACCGCCGAGCGGATGCGACACGGCATGTACTGGTCCGGCGACCTGGCCTACCGCGACGCCGACGGCTGGATCTATCTGGCCGGGCGCACCGCCGACTGGATGCGGGTGGACGGGGAGAACCTGGCGGCCGGACCGATCGAGCGTATCCTTGGGCGCCTGCCTCAGGTCAACCAGGTCGCCGTGTACGCGGTCCCCGACGAGCGGGTGGGCGATCAGGTGATGGCGGCGTTGGTGCTCAATGCGGCGTTGTCGCCCAAGGACTTTGAGGAGTTTCTCGCCGCCCAGGCCGACCTGTCACCGAAGGCGTGGCCCCGGTATGTGCGGATCAACAGCGAGCTGCCGCGCACCGCGACCAACAAGATCCTCAAGCGCGAGCTGATCAAGGCCGGCGTGACGGCCGGGGACGGGGTGTTGTGGGAGCGCGAGAGCCGTGGCCGCAAATACCAGCCGCGAGCGTAGCGTTCCGCTCGCGTACTACGCGCCCGTGTAATCCACCGGCCAGTGCTTGATGCCGTTGATGAACGGGGAGCGCAGCCGCTGGGGTGCACCCGTCGGGGCGAGGTCGGGCAGATGGTCGGCGATGGCGTTGAACATCAGGTCGATCGTCATGCGCGCGAGGTTGGCGCCGATGCAGTAATGGGCTCCGGTGCCGCCGAATCCCAAGTGCGGGTTGGGAAAACGCAGGATGTCGAAGGTGTACGGGTCGTCGAAGATTTCTTCGTCGAAGTTGGCCGAGCGGTAGAACATCACCACCCGCTGATCCTTCTTGATCGCCACCCCGCCGAGCTCGGTGTCGGCCAGCGCGGTGCGCTGAAACGCCGTGATGGGAGTGGCCCAGCGGATGATCTCGTCGGCGGCGGTCTTGGGTCGCTGCGCCTTGAACAGCTCCCACTGGTCGGGGTTGTCGGCAAACGCCATCATGCCCTGCGTGATCGAGTTGCGCGTCGTCTCGTTGCCGGCGATGCCGAGCGTGACCACGAACATGCCGAACTCCGCGTCGGATAGCCCGTCGCCGTCGGCGCCGGCCTGGATCAGCGTGGTCACGATATCTCGATCTTTTGGACCCGGCTCTTGCGCCTTGCGGGCCGCCAATTGCATGGCGTACCACATCAACTCACCCGCCGCGGTCAGCGAGTTGTGATGCGCGAACTCCGGGTCGTCGCTTCCGATCATCTGATTGGACCAGTCGAACAGCTTGCCGCGGTCCTCCGCCGGAATGCCCAGCAGTTCGGCGATGGCCTGTAGCGGCAACTCGGCGGCCACCTGAAGAACGAAGTCGCCCGAACCCTCTTCGGCGGCGCGCTGCGCGATGCGCTGCGAACGCTCACCAAGGTCGGCGCGTAACCGCTCGACCGCGCGGGGAGTGAAACCGCGGGCGATTATCTTGCGCAGCCTGCTGTGTTCGGGGTCGTCCATCATGATCATTGAGGTGCGGCCGGCCTCGATCTGGCCCTGCGCTTGATCCTCCGGGTAGCGCGGCACGATGGACTTCCTGGCCGACGAGAAGACGTCGGTTCGCAGCGAGACCTCGCGGACGTCGCGGTGCTTGGTCACCACCCAGTAGCCGCCGTCGCCGAAGCCGCCCTGGTCGAGCGGTTGGTCGTTCCACCAGATCGGTGCGGTGCGGCGCAGCTCGGCCAACTCCTGCGTCGGCAACCGGTGGGCGTAGATCTCCGGGTCGGTGAAGTCGAAACCCGGCGGGAGGTTCGGGGTGGCCATCGGAGCGCTCCTTCGGCTGCGGTTAGGGAGATGCTAGCCGCGCGGGTGCCGATTCGGTGCCAGCTATCTGCTTCCCGACGACCCCAGGGAGCGGCGTGGCCACTCGTTGCGGTCGGTCAACAAATATTCGGTGTGAAAGTTTTGTGGAAACGGTATGTGCGGCGCCGTGCGGGGCTACATTGCTGTTGCTCGCCGGGGGACATGACCAGCGGTGGGAGGCGGCAATGCCGTACGTGATCGCAGCAATGCCTGGTGGCGGCCAATTGGTCGGAACGGTACCGGGCAAGCTGCCGAGCGCGTGTTGCACGCTAGCGCAGGTCGTTGGCCGCCAAGAATCTTCCAAGTCGTACGGCGCAGCCTGCCTTGGCGAGCGGGCGCGAGCAGCAGATGAACGCGGTGTCTACCAATTTCCCGCCCTCGGGCAGTTCGTCAGGAGGCAGTGATGTCGTACATGTTGGCGGTTCCGGAGTTGTTGGCGTCGTCCACGGCGGATGTGGTGGGCATCGGCTCATCGCTGAATGCGGCTACCGCGTCGGCGGCGGCACCGACCACCGCGCTGGCGGCCGCGGCCGAGGACGAGGTGTCGGCGGCGATCGCGTCGCTGTTTTCTAGCCACGCCCGGCAATATCACGCGCTCAGTGCGCAAGCCTCCGCGTTTCATTCGCAGTTCGCGCAGGCGTTGAAGGCGGCGGGCAGCGCGTATGCGTCCGCCGAGGCGGCCAACGCGACGCCGTTGGCGGCGGTCGTCGCGGGAGCCCAGCATCTGGCGGTGTTCTCACCTGTTGCCGTGGCGACCGGGCGACCGTTGTTCGGCAACGGCGCCAATGGGACAGCGGCAAACCCGAATGGTAGGGCTGGCGGCATCTTGTATGGCAACGGCGGCAACGGTTATTCGCCGGCGGCTGGTTCGGGTCTGAACGGCGGCAACGGCGGGGCCGCGGGTGCCTTTGGGCATGGCGGTAACGGCGGAAACGGTGGTTCGGGCGCGGCCGGTGGTGCGGGCCAGGCGGGCGGTAACGGCGGCGCGGGTGGCAACGGTGGGGCGGCCGGCACGTTTGGTCATGGTGGAGCCGGTGGGACCGGCGGGGCTGGCGGCAAAGGGGGCGACGGCGCGACCGGCGGCGCCGGCGGTGTAGGCGGGGCCGCTGGGGCTGGCGGTAAGGGCGGGATCGGCGGCCCGGGCGCCAACGGTACTGGCGGTGTCGGCGGCGCTGGCGGCGCCGCAGGGGCCGGTGGTCATGGGGGTGCCGGTGGCAACGGCGGCAGCGGAGGCACCACCGGCAACGGCGGTGATGGCGGGACCGGCGGATTCGGGCAAGTGGGCGGCAACGGTGGGGTCGGTGGTGCGGGCGGCTCGTCGTCGGGCAACGGCGGCGATGGCGGAGCTGGCGGTATGGGTGTGACGGCGGGCAACGGCGGCGACGGTGGTAACGCGGGGATGGCCGGCAACGGCGGGGCTGGCGGGGTCGGCGGGGCAGGGGTGAACGGGGTGGACGGCGCCAGCGCCACCTCCGCTGGCGGCAGCGGTATCGGCGGCTCCGGGGGCGGTACGGGCGGCAACGGCGGGAATGGCGGGGCTGGCGGGTCGTCGTCGGGCGACGGCGGCCACGGCGGAAACGGAAACGGCAACGGCGGTAACGGTAACGGTGTGGACGGAATAGCGAAAACGGTGGCGACGGTGGATGGGGAGGCGTTGGCGCCTCTGGCGGAGCCGGCGGCAACGGTGGGGCCGGCGGCACGGCCGCTCATGGGACCGCGGGAAGCGCTGGTGATGGCGGGACCGGAGGCCGAGGTGGCAACGGGGGCACGCCCGGTGACGGCGGCAGGGGCGGAGATAGCACTGATCCCCTCTACAACGGCGGCAACGGCGGTAACGGTGGCAACGCGGGCCTAGGCGGTGCCGGTGGTGCCGGTGGCGCGGCGGGTGCCGGCTCGGGCGGCACGGCCGGAGCAAATGGCGCCAACGGCGGCCGGGTCAGCGGGCCGGCCGGCAACGGCGGGGACGGCGGGAACGGCTACACCGCGACCACCCCCGGGGGCAGCGGTACTGATGGTGGGGCCGGCGGCTTTGGTGGGTCGGTCGGCAACGGCGGTAACGGCGGTAACGGCGGTAACGGCGCGGCCGGCGACAACGGCTCTGACGGTAGCTACGCGGGTGAGGACGGGGGCTGGGGCTCCACCGGTGGGGCCGGCGGTGACGGCGGGACCGGCGGGGCCGGCGGTGCGCTGGGTGGCAACGGCGGCGCCGGCGGGAGTGGCGGCACCGGCGGCCAAGGTGGTGCCGGGGGTGCTGGCTTCAAAGGCGCCGACGGGGTCTCCGGCGTTAACGACGGTGCAGGCCAGCGCGGCGGATCGGGCGGTAACGGCGGCTATGGCGGCAACGGCGGTAGTGGCGGCCTGGGCGGGGTGGCGGTGCACGGCACCCCCGGTGCCGAAGGCGCCGGTGGTACCGGGGGGCAGGGCGGCACCGCGGGGACACCCGGCGATGGCGGCAATGGCGCGCCCGGGGTGGCTGGTCTGGCGGGTTCGGGTGGTGTCCTGGGGGCTGGTGGTGACGGCGGCAACGGCGGTGACCCGGGCCTACCCGGGTCCGGCGGCCAAGGCGGGCTTGGGTCCACCACCAGCGACGGCGCCACCGGCAACCTGCCCGCCGGGCCGGCCGGCAACGGCGGCAACGGCGGCAACGGCTACAGCTACACCGGTACCGGTACCGGCGCCAGCGGCGGCAACGGCGGCAACGGCGGGGACGGCGGGCAGATCGGTAACGGCGGTCTCGGCGGCAACGGCGGGACCGGCGACACCGGCACCGCCGGTGTCGAAAAAGGTGACCCAGGCGGACCCGGCGGCCAGGGCGGTAACGGCGGTAACGGCGGCTTGGGCGGCTCAATATCTGGAAACGGCGGCCAAGGCGGGGTCGGCGGCAATGGCGGTTCCGGCGGCACCGGTGGCGACGGCGGCATCGGTGGCGACGGCGGCGACGGCGGTTCCGGCGGCACCGGCGGCGGCGTGTCTGGGGGCGGGTCCGGCCACGCAGGTGCCGGAGGCTTTGGCGGCAACGGAGGCACGGGCGGGGGTGCTGGTAGCGCGGGCAACCCTGGCTCGGCACCTTCTGACACCAATGGAGGGCAGGGCGGCGCCGGCGGCCAAGGCGGCGCCAGCGGCGGTGGTGGCAGCGGCATCGTCGACATCGGCAACGACGTGGAGCAGATCGCGGTCAGCCCCATCGGACCCGAAGCAGGTGACGTTTACGTCACCAACACGTTCAGCAACACAGTCTCGGTGATCAACCCCATCACCAGGGCCGTCACCACCATCAGCCTCGCGGCCGGCGCCAGTCCGGAAGGGGTCGCCGTCAGCCCCGTGACCGGGTATGTCTACGTCGCCAACGGGAACGGCACCGTGTCGGTTATCAACCCGGCCACCAACGCCGTCCAGACCATCACCGTTGATAGTGCGGGAGGTAGTTACGGGCTGACCGCGGTCGCCGTCAGCCCGAAGGGACCCGAGGCTGGCGACATCTACGTCACCAACTACGTCAACGGCACGGTGTCGGTAATCAACCCTGCCACCAACGCCGTCGCTTACACCATCAATGTCCCTGCCGGCATAAGCGGCAACGGGGTCGCGGTCAGTCCCACTGGACCCGACGCCGGCGACATCTACGTCACCTCTCCCTATGCAGTGTCTGTGATCAGCCCCACCACCAATGACGTCGTCCAAACTGTCGACGTTTACAGTCCAGTTGAGGCGCTGGCGATCAGTCCCCAGACCGCGACGTCTACGCTGGCGGCTATGCCGGCAGCGGCACCGTGTGGGTGATCGAGCCTGGCAGCACTCAATACCCCGATGAGATCTATACCCCCTACGGACAGGGCGGGGTAGCGGTCAGCCCCACCGGCTACGTCTACGTTTCCGGTGGGAGCGATTACCTGTGGGAAGTAGACCCCGCTACGAATGACATCGTGAACACATTCACGCTTAGTCCTGATGCCGTTGGAATGGGTCCAGTAGCGGTCAGCCCAGCCGGCCCTGCGGCTGGCTATGTCTACGTTGCTAACTATTTGAGCAACACCGTGTCCATAATCCAGCCATGATAAAAGCACGGATCTAATTCGACTTCGCGGCACCGCGGCGGTGAAAGACGGCCACCTTGGCGAAGGCAGTGGCATCTAAGGCTCACCGCCATACCTCTAGCCCGCGACCGGTCTCGGCACCGCCGCACCCTCACGCGCGCCGACATTGATCGCCGCGCTGACGACGGCGCGGTCGATCTGGCGCAGCGCGTGCACCGCGGTGAGGAAGCGTCGGGTATGGGGGGTCAGCTCAACGCCGTCGCGCTGCCGTGCCATCGTCTCGGCGGCGTCGAGTTCATCGGTGGTCGAGCTGATGCGCGCCCCGGCCGTACCATCGATGATGGCGAGCAAAGCATCGATGTTGCAACGGGTTTGGTCTGCGGCCGCCCTGAAAGCGCGCGCGAGCGGCTCTGACCGAACTGGGTGCCGATATCGCTCGGCGCTGCGCGCCAGGCTCCGCCCATAGCGATCGCAGGCGCTGAACAACCGCAATTCCCGGCGAATGCTGCGCCGAGCGGCCAGCCCGGCAACCCCGGCCAACAGCGGCTTGGTGCTGACCCGGAACTGCTGCAGTTTCCGGTCGAGTTCACGCGCCTGCTCGGTCGGGCTTGCGGTCTCGCCCCCACCGAACATGGTGTCGGTCGAAATCTCGATTAGCGCGGACAGGCTCGTCAAGAACGCGCGGGTGTCCTCGCGGATGGCGGTCCTGGTGTTCGTCGGCAGCACCAGGATGGCCACGGCCACGCCGATCATGGCCCCGATCGCGGTTTCTTCGATCCGCAAAAGCAGCACGCCGAACGAGAATTGGCCAAGCAGGCCGTACAGCAACGCCAGCATCGTGGTGATCCAGAACGTCATCAGGCTGTAGGTGACAGTCATGAAATAGAACGCGCAGAACAGGCAGACGAAAATCGCGGCCAGCGAGGCGGTCTTGTTCCCGGCGAACAGCGTTGCCACCACGACACCAGACGGCACCCCGAGCATCGTGCCCAGCAGCCGCTGCCAGCCTTTGGTGAGGGTCTCGCCCCACGAGTTGGTCCCGGCGAAGATGACGAACGCCGCGATCACCGCCCAAAACCAGCGCAACGGCGACACCGACTCGCCGACGACAATGGCCAGCGACGCCGCGACGGTCACCTGGATCGCCTGCCGGGTCGTTGCCCGCAGTCCGCCGCCCCGTGCTTCGTCCGCGATGTCCTCGTCCGGCTCGCTGCTTTCGACGACCGGTGTTGGCGCGCTGGCACTTTCGACGATGGCCCGGACTTCGGCGGTCGCCGTGGCCGCGTTGATGATCGCCAGGGCAAGGCGGCGCACGGCGGGCTCGTCGCCGGAGGCGGGCTGGTCGAGGATCCGCTGGGCCTGACTCGCGGCCCGATGCAGCCCGCCTGCCTGCGGCGTCCGGATCGCCCGCGCCAGTTGCGTGAGCGCCGAGACCAATTCGACACGAGTCGCGGCAGGTATGCCGGCTTCGACGGCTCGCCTGCCCGCGATGGCGACCCATTCGATCGCGAGCTCGGCATCAAAGAGCCAGGGCGCCAACTGTTCCGAAGAAACCCCCGGCCACAGCATGGCGGGATCGGCTTTGTCCTCGACCTGACTCTGCACCATCAGCGCCGTCTCGTTGAGCCGGATGATGCGCGCCCGCATGCGGCGGCGTCGCCGTTCGTCGAGCCGGCCGGTGCGCAAAGCTTCGGCGGTGGTGTCGACCACGATGGCCATCCGTGCCCGCAGCGCACGAATTGTTGCTCGCAGCACGGCCTCCGGTCGATCAGGAAGTACATACGCGGTCATCACGAACGTGGATATCGTGCCAACCACCACCGCGCCGATCATCCAGGGCAACTCCGAAATTCTTGCCCCCAGATACAAAGTGAAGAAGTACGCCATGAACGCGACCATGCCCAGCGCCCGCCCGCG is from Mycobacterium conspicuum and encodes:
- the fadD1 gene encoding fatty-acid--CoA ligase FadD1, encoding MFETVQQLLRSRMADDSVAVMHGEKTWTWREHLSEASAEASAVLSLLDESGPPHVAALLGNSPAMLRAMAAAALGGYVLCGINTTRRGGGLAGDIRRSDSQLVLVDSEHRALIDGLDLGGATVLDVDTAGYRDAVATAGPLVPHEVSGVDPVTMIFTSGTSGDPKAVRFAHAMAVMCGASLVDRFEITPADVCYLAMPLFHSNGVAAGWAVAINGGAAMVPVKFSPSRFLADVRKYGVTYMNYVGKPLALLLGTPERPDDADNTLRAAFGNEATERDIEQFATRFGCRVVDSFGSSEFAVVVMREDGTPPGSIGKGYPGVSVYHPETVTECAPAIFDEHGALANFDEAVGELVNTYGVGGFTGYYNDPDATAERMRHGMYWSGDLAYRDADGWIYLAGRTADWMRVDGENLAAGPIERILGRLPQVNQVAVYAVPDERVGDQVMAALVLNAALSPKDFEEFLAAQADLSPKAWPRYVRINSELPRTATNKILKRELIKAGVTAGDGVLWERESRGRKYQPRA
- a CDS encoding PE family protein, whose protein sequence is MSYMLAVPELLASSTADVVGIGSSLNAATASAAAPTTALAAAAEDEVSAAIASLFSSHARQYHALSAQASAFHSQFAQALKAAGSAYASAEAANATPLAAVVAGAQHLAVFSPVAVATGRPLFGNGANGTAANPNGRAGGILYGNGGNGYSPAAGSGLNGGNGGAAGAFGHGGNGGNGGSGAAGGAGQAGGNGGAGGNGGAAGTFGHGGAGGTGGAGGKGGDGATGGAGGVGGAAGAGGKGGIGGPGANGTGGVGGAGGAAGAGGHGGAGGNGGSGGTTGNGGDGGTGGFGQVGGNGGVGGAGGSSSGNGGDGGAGGMGVTAGNGGDGGNAGMAGNGGAGGVGGAGVNGVDGASATSAGGSGIGGSGGGTGGNGGNGGAGGSSSGDGGHGGNGNGNGGNGNGVDGIAKTVATVDGEALAPLAEPAATVGPAARPLMGPREALVMAGPEAEVATGARPVTAAGAEIALIPSTTAATAVTVATRA
- a CDS encoding Zn-ribbon domain-containing OB-fold protein; this translates as MTEAFPLPEPTPVSRPFWDALREHRILIQYSPSAGKYVFYPRTLAPGTLADDLEWREIDGAGTLYTFTVARRPTGPPWADRLPQLLAVVEWDVGPRVSTELIGVEPDDIRIGMRVSPVFCATGDVTLLRYRPADV
- a CDS encoding acyl-CoA dehydrogenase family protein codes for the protein MRLIPDQDRRDLAAMCRDLLTAECPTTLARALHSPDGVRITPGLWKALAEAGVLGLGIEEGLGGSGGGLADLGVFCIEAGRALCPMVVHSTLHAALAVDWLGTGAARETWLPLLAAGSTRGTTALWSPRDASAVTPTLRARRDGDGWRLDGVADFVADADIADLIVVAAEADSGALGFVIDSGSSGVSARPLAMMGGHRAFTVGFDGVLVDDQRRVLGGLAEQDLRRVSNAAAALLCLDLMGVAEAVLQRTVDYIKMREQFGRPIASFQAAQHLVADMHIALAAARLAAQSAVFWIGRGRIGTRETAIAKMRADAVKKITLDAHQLHGGMGYVLDTDLHLFSERARVLATMGGGADTAAKWLADEMDWEVSH
- a CDS encoding thiolase family protein, with protein sequence MTGLRGEAAIIGIAELPAERRQSRPPSFTLDQYALLAKLVIEDAGVEPTVVNGLSCHGIAESDMFAPATLSEYLGLPLDFGDRVDLGGATAAGMVWRAAAAVELGVCDAVLAVVPGSLEIPRSDSRPERTLGWYGASSNNYGSPQAEFEIPYGNVGQNAPYAQIAQRYAAEFGYDARALATIAVHQRTNACAHPDAVFHGKPITVDDVLNSPVIADPIHMLETVMRVQGGAAVLVANADVARRTRHRPVWVKGFGEHIRFKTPTYADDLIRTPIARAADKAFTMAGLQRADVDVASIYDCYTITVLMTLEDAGFCGKGEGMRWLTEHDLTFRGDFPLNTAGGQLSFGQAGMAGGMHHVVDGARQIMGRSGRAQVRECNTAFVTGNGGIMSEQVALLLGGD
- a CDS encoding cytochrome P450; the encoded protein is MATPNLPPGFDFTDPEIYAHRLPTQELAELRRTAPIWWNDQPLDQGGFGDGGYWVVTKHRDVREVSLRTDVFSSARKSIVPRYPEDQAQGQIEAGRTSMIMMDDPEHSRLRKIIARGFTPRAVERLRADLGERSQRIAQRAAEEGSGDFVLQVAAELPLQAIAELLGIPAEDRGKLFDWSNQMIGSDDPEFAHHNSLTAAGELMWYAMQLAARKAQEPGPKDRDIVTTLIQAGADGDGLSDAEFGMFVVTLGIAGNETTRNSITQGMMAFADNPDQWELFKAQRPKTAADEIIRWATPITAFQRTALADTELGGVAIKKDQRVVMFYRSANFDEEIFDDPYTFDILRFPNPHLGFGGTGAHYCIGANLARMTIDLMFNAIADHLPDLAPTGAPQRLRSPFINGIKHWPVDYTGA
- a CDS encoding MaoC family dehydratase: MTDSLIDAESAARVGTVVATASGEVNSRDWQRWAAAVGDHNPLWFDGEYARAHGYRDIICPPLFLQYAVLGVSALGDLRPDGSSGAVTGSLAFPRAPRRMAGGESTTFHLPAYHRDQIEMVRTVESIVEKEGRSGRFVLVTWRGEYRNQHAELVAEASMSMIARPA
- a CDS encoding MaoC/PaaZ C-terminal domain-containing protein, giving the protein MTEQLYYQDVETGAAITPLKVTVTETQMFFFSAATYNGHRIHYDKDFARDVEGYENVLVQGPLQAALLSRALTDWIGGGGRLVAFSVQNRAIAHPGQELTFGGVVTGKRETDGQALVDLDIFCRRGEDLLMPGTATVALPLRGAR